The genomic window TGGTCTTATCGGTGGATCGGGCCATGGGGATCAAGGCCCGTCATATTACCCTGGTACTGGCTATCCCCATGGCCGCACTGATCGCCTTTTATTTTGATCCGGCCAAGGAAACTCTCCGGGTATGGACAGACAAGGTCTTCTTGGGATCTCAATACGATTATAAGCAAACCCTGCGAGACTTTAGCCAACTCATGACCTCCATTTTGGACCTGGACGAGCTGGCCCAGTCCACGCTGCAGTTGGTGGGAAAAGCCCTGCAAACCAGCTCCGGCGTTCTGCTGTTACTGGATGTCAACGGTAATTATTATCCTCATTCCAGTTTTGGCTTGGACAGTTCGGCAGCCACTGCGGCTCGTATCGACAAGACCAGCCCTATCATCCGCTGGCTGGCCCAACAAGAAGAACCGCTTATTCTGCGCCAAGAAATGGATACCCGGCCCGAGTTTCGGGGACTGTGGCAGAAGGAGAAGCAGGACCTCCAGTTATTAAGCGCTGAAATATTGGTGGGGATCAAAATGCGCGAGGAATTGATCGGCCTGCTGATGTTGCCGAATAAATCCTCTGGGGATCCTTTGACCGATGATGACCGTGAGCTGATCTTAACCTTGGCTAACGAAGCGGCAGTAGCGATTCAGAACGCTCAGACTTATGCGCACGCTCGGACCCAAGCTGTCCGCGATGAGCTGACCAAGCTCTATAATTATCGTTTTTTTCATGACTGTTTAGACAAAGAAATTACCGTGCACGAACAGGCAAACAAAAACTTTGCCATTATCCTGATGGACCTGGATCTGTTTAAGGCCTATAACGATATTTACGGCCATTTGTTCGGGGATGAAGCCTTGGTTAAGGTGGCCCAGGCTATTACCGACTCTATTCGCGCCACTGACGTGGCGGCCCGCTATGGGGGTGATGAGTTCGCCGTTATTTTGCCGGCAACGAATCAGAACCAGGTTTGGAACATAGCCCAAAGAATCAAGGATACTATGCGGCACTACTTTCCCGGAGTCGGCGAACATGGACAGCTACTCACCATGAGTCTAGGGGTGGCTGTTTATCCTGACCACGGCACTAGTAAGCAACGGCTGTTGGCCCATGCCGACCAAGCCTTGTACCAGTCTAAACGGGCCGGAAGAAACCGGGTTTCCGGCGTGCTGTCCGGCCAGGTGGCAGCCGATCAGAACGAAGTGGAGGCCACCGTGGAAGCAGAGCGTGACTTTCTGATGAAACAAGTAGAGGATGCCTATCTGGCCACTATTTATACCCTGGCCGCAGCCATCAACGCCCGCGACAACTATACCTACGAACACTCGGAGATGGTCACTCGTTATGCTTTAACCTTGGCAGAGGCCTTGGGACTGTCGGAGGAACAAAAGAAGATCATCCATCATGCCGCTATGCTGCACGATATCGGCAAGATCGGTGTTCCGGAGTATATTTTAAATAAACCGGGGCCATTGATTCCGGTTGAACGGGAGGCCATTGAAAACCATGTTAACATTGCCGATGCCATTATCAGCCAGATGCCCTACCTGCGCGGTTTGGCCCCGATTATTCGGCACCACCATGAAGCCTATGACGGCACCGGTTATCCCAGCCGGCTGCAAGGCGAGACTATTCCCTTGGAGGCCCGGATTCTGGCTATCGCCGACGCCTACCACGCCATGACCAGCGACCGTCCTTACCGCCGGGCCCTGAGCAAACACGAAGCCCAGCATCAGCTCATTTTCCTGGCAGGACAACAATTCGACCCCGCCTTGGTTCCACTGTTCGTGCGCACGTTGCAAATTAAGGAACAAGGCAATGTATAATCTACCCTGTTGTTCTCCCATACTTTTGTTGTCAGCAGTATTTCCCTAAGATATAATCTAGCCAGGTTGATATAAAGGAGGACAACCGGTGCAACAAATATACAGCGGCAAAACGAAGGATGTTTTCTTGCGGCCAGACGGTAATCTGCTCCTGGTGTTTAAAGATACCGTTACCGGAGCGGAGGGCCAAATTGACCCCGGTGCCAACGAAGTTGTCGGTGAAGTGGCCGGCAAAGGAAAGGCTTCCCTGGGCCTGACGATGCATTTTTTCCGGCTGCTGCAAGCAGCGGGCCTGCCCACTCATTTTATCGCGGCCGGGCCGGAGCCGAATACCATGGTGGTAAAAAGAGCCCGCT from Bacillota bacterium includes these protein-coding regions:
- a CDS encoding diguanylate cyclase — encoded protein: MTISMIVPLIAFFSYCALLLVTFRSPRTRVTKVFAVYLVVMMLWSLSSFMMRTGLYPGPKIWNQIMVWGMIGVPFVFYHFSREILSYQRLAWTEQLGYVFYLIFALTNLFGLIVTDAYLTESNFVYQLGPGAAAFAAVAAVYQLSSVTLLLRSGIKDPTSFWTNHLIYPSIGSILVLIGSLLNFFPLIGQYPVDIAANLINAFLLAFAIFRYRLLNITITIRRAVVYSILTVMISSSYVLLVLSVDRAMGIKARHITLVLAIPMAALIAFYFDPAKETLRVWTDKVFLGSQYDYKQTLRDFSQLMTSILDLDELAQSTLQLVGKALQTSSGVLLLLDVNGNYYPHSSFGLDSSAATAARIDKTSPIIRWLAQQEEPLILRQEMDTRPEFRGLWQKEKQDLQLLSAEILVGIKMREELIGLLMLPNKSSGDPLTDDDRELILTLANEAAVAIQNAQTYAHARTQAVRDELTKLYNYRFFHDCLDKEITVHEQANKNFAIILMDLDLFKAYNDIYGHLFGDEALVKVAQAITDSIRATDVAARYGGDEFAVILPATNQNQVWNIAQRIKDTMRHYFPGVGEHGQLLTMSLGVAVYPDHGTSKQRLLAHADQALYQSKRAGRNRVSGVLSGQVAADQNEVEATVEAERDFLMKQVEDAYLATIYTLAAAINARDNYTYEHSEMVTRYALTLAEALGLSEEQKKIIHHAAMLHDIGKIGVPEYILNKPGPLIPVEREAIENHVNIADAIISQMPYLRGLAPIIRHHHEAYDGTGYPSRLQGETIPLEARILAIADAYHAMTSDRPYRRALSKHEAQHQLIFLAGQQFDPALVPLFVRTLQIKEQGNV